From the Manihot esculenta cultivar AM560-2 chromosome 14, M.esculenta_v8, whole genome shotgun sequence genome, the window AAAGTTTGGCAAAGACCCAAGGTCATTCGAGGTGTTGACTAAACGCTTCATTGGAGATGAACACGGTCGTGTGAAAGGACTTGAGTTAGTACGCGTCCACTGGGAGAAGGATGCTAGTGGGAAATTCCAATTTAAGGAGGTTGAGGGCACTGAGGAAACTATTGAGGCTGACCTTGTCCTGCTAGCCATGGGGTTCCTTGGTCCTGAGCCGGTTAGTGatctattttcttttctggATTTCTTTAGGATGGAATGTACTTCTCAAGATCATAAATGAGATAACTTTATTTCCAACAAACCAGTTTCTGAAAATCATATATGAGAGCTTCTAAATGAATTGAGTTCTGCTCATCAACATGAGATGATATATATCAAAGTTGAGGGATTCTCATCCTTGAagagatttttataattatgcAGATCCAAATTTACCGCTTGACTTGGATTGGTGCTCACCTTTTCTCTTGCTATTTGACATTTTCAGAATGTGGCAGACAAGTTAGGCTTAGAGCGAGACAATCGGTCAAACTTCAAGGCCGAGTATGGCCGCTTCTCTACCAGTGTGGAAGGTATCTTTGCAGCTGGAGATTGTAGGCGTGGCCAGTCCTTGGTTGTCTGGGCAATATCAGAAGGACGTCAAGCTGCTTCTCAGGTGGACAAATATCTCATGAGAGAAGATGAAGCTGCTATTAGCGCAGACAACCAAGGTGACCTTGTGGAGAGCGATATTGCCAAGAGGCAGCAGGACAGCAAGCATACAATCATGACGTAGGTAACTGTTTTACTGTCATGCAGTCCTTTGAATGAAGCAAAACTGAATTGATATCATGCCTCAAAATCCGGAATCATGATATGGATGATGTACAAGTAGACATTTCTTTATATGCACCCGCGTGGATGCTAAAAAAGTTTAGTTATGGAGCAGAGTTGGCAGAAGGTTTTGCAGCGGTAAAGAGTGGCTTCCGTTGGGATGATCCAGGAAATAGAATTCTGCTGTTTCTTTTTCTCTATATCATATTTGTTTATAGATTAAGCTTGACCCAGCGTGTTTGAAAGTGGGATTTTGTTGCCGTTGCCGAGGAATAATGTACAGGTTTTACTTCTCTTAAATATATATGGGGAACTATTTATCTGTTTCTAAATTgctattttttttcccttttttctgGGTTAAGAGAAACTACCCCGACCCCTCATTTTCTCCTTTGCATCTACTCAATTTGAATAAAGTTTGATATAGAAACGGTCAGTTGTAAGAATGTACATAAGTATCTAAATTCCTCCTCGGTTTCATGGAAGAAGCTGCATACTTTTGCTGACACTTGCATTTTAACGTAGATCACGACGTGGGCAATTGGCTTATCCCCAATTCAATGAGTGGCTTTCCTAGTGCATTTTCATTGATGAATATGTTTCCAAGTACTGGTTTACATTCTCCCTCTTCCACACCAAGCTCTTTAACACAGAAATGAGGGTAATTTTTACCATCGTCTCTGAATTTTAACTGAAATCAATCAAAGTCCCTCTCGACTAATCATTGATGCGGATTTTAACTgtgaaagaaaattattttgtaaataatCTCTTTCTTTTCATTTGGAATATACTTTACTTCTAACATTTTCTCTCACATCATAAACTTCAAGTTCCGGCAGAgagtgatatttttttatatgcttAACCATGACTCTACTCTCCACTTCCTTCTGTTTAGGTGCAGGTCTAGTCCCGTATTTATGTTACTGAACTTTTACGCCTTGATGAAGAGCTTTTAATGATGAAAttagattaaaaataaatcttttaaaacTAAAGTTGTTGAAAGAGAGTGCATCTATAGTTTCTTCACTAGAGAATgagatttcaataaaatttgttGAGTTTGAAAAGGCAATAAAACAGATTGAGTGCTTGGAGAATGAAAATGAGAGATTTAGAACAGAATTATGgaaatattacatattttgtTGAGAAATTATTGTTCAATTGATTTTAACTTTATTCGCATCTCCAAATCTTATTTAGCCGGAAATCTCATTAGAAATAAGAGGATTTTTAGTTGACTTAAATTAGAGTCGGAAAATTTTTATGATTGAAATTGAAtgcttttttttcaaaattactgTATCTAGTCGGGTGTTGATGGGGGAGAATGATCCGAGTTTAGAAACATGAAATGTgaccaaggaagaaaaagatGTTAATGTTACAGGCTTGCAGAATGCCATATTTCTCTCTTGAGAGTTTGGCGGACGCTTAGGCTGAAAGAGAAGCTTATGAACGTCTTCTAATTGATGTAGCTTGAGTTTTGGACATGGAACCTAGCGATGAGAAAAGGCTAAATATGATCGAAAATGTTAAGTAGCGGACATACCAAAATCGCAAATTATTTATTTCTGCATATGATGTTTTGCTGAAATTAGAAACTTAAGGAATACtcatttctctttttcttaGTGTAATAGATTTGTTTACAAGAGCAGAAAGAATGAATTACTAGTTTATCTTTCAGAATTGAGAAGCGATGAACTCGAATCTAGTCAAAGCCAATAATAGAAAggtaagagaaaaaaaagaataactTGCATGTGTGGCCGTTGAGCCTTAGCCCAAACATTGGATTTGGGTACTACTTAACGAAACGACACCGTAGTAAAACTAATGCCAATATTGGTAGTGCTCTAAACTGGACAAGCGTCGGTGTATGGTTCCACTTTCAACTCGTTGTTGAGTCGATTCGTAAGCTTTTCGGGTCGTCAACAACAACAGCAATCTGAAGAAAGGCATCAAAAAAGAAAGAAGTAAAAGACGAAATCATCCCTGTTCCGCAGCATGGCTCAGGGTGGcattttttcatataatattGTTGAGCACTACATTTTGTCATTTAAGCGGCAGTAATTAAGGAGAAGCTGAAGCAGGATGAGCTAGTGGTTTGTGGTTGACTTCGTTTAAACTTGAAACGTATTGGGTGTGGTTTCCAAGGTCCAACCTGATGTGACATCAATTGGAGTACATATTCAAAAGAAGCTATAGCTTCTCATATCAATCAACTTCTTCTCCAACAAAATGCGCatttcctcctccttcttccttCTCTCCTTCTTACAAATCGTTGCCAGCCAAAATCTTTGCCTCGACGCTGTTTGTGCTCGCAATGAGCCACTCATCCTATTCCCTTTCCGGCTTCAAAACCTGTTGGATATTTTGATTTAGAAACTAAAATAAGAATTGCAAGACAAGAAGGTATTTAACTTCTGAAGGCTGATATCTTATTAAAGAtatatttacaaaaatttataGGAAAAGAAATAACAAAAGACTTGGCAAAATATCTGATTATTTCTAAAACATAAcaacagaataataaaaaataacacacGTTACAATTTTCTTATTGACCAAACAGTACCTAAATCAAATATTCAACACTTCTCTTTGGGTTTAGGGGCTGCAAATTCCAAGTCTTCCTCTCAAATACTCAAATCTAGCCTTCGGAAGAGATTTTATCAAAATATCAGCACTTTGAAATTCTGAATTACATTGCATCAAGTGTACTTCACCGTTCTTTTAAACTTCTCTTAGAAAATACAGCTTAATCTTGAAATACTTAGTTTTGCCATGAAACATTGGATTATTTGCAATTGAAATTGCGGCCTGATTGTCAACATAAACTTCTGTACTTCCCTTTTCTACCATAGACAAATCTGTTGAGATACCGCCAACAGAGTAAAGTGGAAGTTCCAGGGCAAAATGACCTTCCTAAACATGATTCATTAAAGCAAAGGTAGGAGAGGTGGACGGGTCTGGTTCTGGTATATCCGGAGGAATGTCCTTATCATCCCCATAATGAGAGCTTGGATGGTCTTATTAGggcaatcatgcaaaacatgatcCATTAGAGCAACTGTAGGAGAGGTGGACTGATCTGGTTCTGGTATATTCGGAGAAATATCCTTATCATCCCCATAATGAGAGCTCGGATGGTCTTATTAGGGCAGTCATGCAAAGGGTGTAAGATTATTTACATTTGTAACAAAGTCCTTTAGCTCGTAAATCTAGAAATTCCTAATGGGAGTAATGGCGGATACTGCGATTGCGATTAATAGAGGTAGAAGTAGCACTGGAGGAAGATGATTTGGGAGAGGTATTTGTGGAAGGGGAAAAATTGCTATGGGAAGTAACAGAGGATtcagagattttttttattttatttggaagAGTTAAGGCCGAAGGTTTGAGGATTAGCAGAATAAGGAAGGGTTGGACTTTCGGGAAGAAATGTGGTAATGGGGTTAGGTGATGGGCCGGAAGAAGAGCTCGACCGATGTGTAGTGGAAACAGAAGATGGTGAAGAAGGTGGACAAGGATGATGACGGAGAAGTTCTCTTTCAATTTCTCGGGCTAGAGTCATGACAGGCTGAATGTCCATAGTATCATGGGTGCGGATTCTCAGACGAATCTCTGGTTTAAGGCCATTcaaaaaataatctaaataatGTTGGTTAGAAAGACTAGTTACCTGAAAAGCACGAGCAATAAATTCATCAATAAAACTATCAATGGATCCTTCCTGCCGAAGTGCGGTGCCATTCAATGGGATTGGCCAAGGAATCTACACCATAACGCTGAAGCAACTCCAGGGAAAGATGTTTTCAAGACATATTCAAATGGCGTTGGTATAACATCAATATAGTGTCGGGCTTTCCATATAAATGAGAGCAAGAGAAACCTTCATTACTACAGGAGTTGTATGGTGAACGTGGAAATACTGGTCAGCACGAGCCAACCACCCAATATGGTCCTCTCTATTGAAAGCGGGCATTTTGACCTTTTTAGCGGAAAGCTGGAGATCATGAGAAGTGGCCGTAGTTATGGGTCTCTAATTATGGGAAGTTTGGCCACTGATTGGAGTACAAGAAAGGAGATCACCATTCCCCTCAACTGATTTCCCTTTAACTAGAGTGGTTAAGAATCCTTCAAGAACTTCCAGTTTGCGCCGATTCTGCAGTAATTCATCATGGAATCCCTAGTCACCTTTATCATTCTTATCCTTATCTGTACGCAACTGATGTATCCCGTCTTCGACAGCCTTTAAATTCCTCTCTATCACATCAACACGCGAATCCATTCGAGTATTGGGCATTCAGTCAGAAAGAAGGGTCGGCAGGATCGGAACAATTTGATAGAGTTAGGAATTAGGGACAAGAAGAATGAAGGAAGAAATGATAAAATTGTATTAATAGCTATTCATGAGACAGAATAAGCTTCAATAAAAAGAGGAAATAACCCTCAGTTCTTCCTAATTACAATAAAGACAAAGAAAATCTGGAATAACCAGCCCAGCACTATAGCTGAATTCTCAACAAAAGTTTTTAGGCAAATACTGCATGCGTTCCTCTCAACGGTTCTTTGGATAAATAGGCCTTCCAGGGGCAGCTGTCCTTCCCTCCTCATTTTCGTCCCCACAAAATATCTCCTCTGCCCATTTCATTCTGGAAGATTCTGCCAATTAAACGGTCTCTGTATTTCTTTTGCTCCTCCTAACGTAGACCCTGAGTATACCATGACCATTCTTCTTGTAGCTTGATGGGCTTGTATCATTACTCTACTTCAGAGATGACTCTACTTCAGAATAACCAGATTAGATTACTCTAATTCAGAGATGACTTCCAACGGACTTCTCACAAGCATACCAGTCTTCATGGAATATAATTTAAGCATGGGAATCGAACGACCACTTGATTGTTTGCAAGTCAAAATGGAATTCCACAGACCAAGCACCAGCACGAACAAgcaaaagaaagagagatccaTTTCCAAACATCAATTCGTTTGAGGTTCACTGTCTTAAAAGTTATTAGCCTTTGAGTAATGAAATGTTTATCAATTTAAGCATAATTTTGGACTATAATTAGAGAAAATAATTTCTACTTGTACAAGCCAgattgtttgctatgcatggaCCACTTGATTCTCTCATCTATTTTTATCTGAATAAACTCTAAAGTTAGATTAGATAtgaattttctattatttttaatgactAAATTCGAGTTCCTTATACTCTAATATCCACTAGTgaccaataaaaaaaatataaaaaataattacaataataaaatatacataACAGAAACATCAACCTATATCCCCTCTGTTTCAGATATTACAGCCAAATCGTGGTGAAGATGCCTCCCCAACATATTTGCATCCAATCTTGCAGGAGCAGAAGAAGCAAAAGGATTAGGAGGCATTGTTAGCTTGTTTCCTTCCCCCTCCAGCATTTGAACTACAGTTTTCATTGAGGGACGATCCACAGGGTGCCATTGGATGCACCAGAGTCCTACAATTACAAGTTTCTTTGCAATTTGTTCGTCATTCTCTTCCTTGATCTGGATTCTTAGCTCTTCTCCTTGATCCAAACGTTTGTATACCCACTCTGGAAAGTAGACTTGGCTGCCATCTGCAAAGTCTATATTTTTCCTCCCTCTCACCATGTCTATCAAGACCATTCCAAAACTATAAACATCTGACTTGTAGGACACGTTGCCAAAGTTCCTGGAGAATACTTCAGGTGCAATGTAGCCCATAGTGCCCCGAGCTGTAGTCATGGAAATGGCACTCTGATCCTTTGAACATAACTTGGCCAGACCAAAATCAGAAATCTTTGGAATGAAATTTTCATCCAACAGGATGTTGTGAGGCTTGATGTCGAAATGAAGTATTCGTTGATCACATCCTTGGTGAAGATATTCAATTCCTTTGGCTATGCCTAGAGCAATATCTTGAAGCTTTTGCCATCCAAGAGGAAACTCCTTTCCATTATCTGTAAATATGAATTTCTCTAGAGATTCATTTGGTAGGTACTCATAAACTAGAGCTCTTCTAAATCCATCTGCACAGTACCCAACAAGGCGAACCACGTTGACATGATGAATTCTTCCCATTAATCCCACTTCATTAATGAAGTCTTCGCCATTTCCTGTGGAATTATCGAGGATCTTTACAGCCACAAAGATCTCATCAGAAAGCTTCCCTTTAAACACTGTTCCAAATGCTCCCTCCCCCAACGTTTCCTTAAATTGATTTGTAATCTTCTTTATATCAGCATATGAATATCTAGTGGGTCTGAGAGCTTTGTAATCCTGCAGAAACTTTTTGACCCTTGCTTGATTTTCTTTCTCCGCTTTGTCTGCGCTATAGACGCGGTAGAGTACAAAGCCCCCTAGAACAATAAACAAGGCACTCAGAGCTATACCTGCATACAGCAGATTTTCCAGTTAGCAGATGCAATATAACAAAGCTTAAAATGGCAATTGAGCAGATAGATAGATCGGTAGATTGCTCACCTGCAGCCATTAACTTTATTCCAATGCGTTTAGATGATTTTGGCTTGTCAAAACATTCAGTTTCAAGTGTAGTACTGTTCTTCTTCAATCTACAGTATTTGTCTTGTGATTCACAAAACCCACATGCTGGTCTGGACCAGTTCAAATGAAGAGTATTGTCTCTGCTGATGAATTCCATGGGAACTGATGAAAGGTTATACATCTTGGTACAAGATGTAAGGGCAAGGCCAGTAACGGATCCATCAGTAACAAAGGCATGAACATCATAGCCAGGAACACTCAGGCACGGCATAGACAGGTATATCTTTCTATCTATTGACGTACAATTGAaaaatacataatcataacgGAATCTTTCTCCGAATTTGAAAGGAGAGTTCAGCAAATTGAAGTTTAAGAGCTGTCTTGGAAGGCAATTGTTTGGATCTGATGTCAAAATCACCTGAGATGCATAATCAATTGTATTGATGTAGAGCTTCACTGAAGTTGGCAGCTCGAGCAATGTATCCTGCGTCTCGGTGCAAAATAGATCAAACCCAGGAAAGCCGCAGTGTTCTGGTTGCCTGTTCTTGAGACGGAATGGGAATCGAATTGCAGGGCCATGTTTCCCACATCTTGATTCTTGACACTCATCAAGGCCTACTCCACGGCCAACGACGACTAGCAAGAACAGgggaaaaaaagagagattCATTTCCAACGATAATTCTCGATGATCTTGTGGCCGGAGTTTTTGCTGCAACTTCTAAGGATTTTATTGTGACGAACGAGACGGTGGTTCTTCGCTGCTGCGTTCTACTGGTCAGAGTCAACTATATCGACTGCTACGCCTACCTTCTTTTTCATGCTTACCCTTGGAGAATTACAATTAAATAcctaaaattttacaaaaagaatttaatttatttttataagtcttaaattcaattaaagtaTTGCTTATTAATTTGAAAtgcaaatattcaattaattattagtTGACGAAACTGAGACCTTCCTTCTAGTGGCATCGCTTCATGGGCTCTCAAAGCATTTCTAGCTAATAAATGTCTCGGCTTGGACAGCTTCAGAGCTGAAATTTCTTCCCCTCATGAACTATTTGACCAAACTTCTTGATTGCTATAAGGGATATCATTAATTTCAAGGTGGGTTGCTCAATTCTCCTCTCGCCACAGTTCCAAAAGATCTCTCTTCCCCAATGAATATTTCAAGGCTCCCCCTTTCTGGTCTTTCGGCCTTTGTTGTTCTTATCATCTACCTCCAAGCTTGCAATGCCCAGGTTAGCCATCTCTGTGCTCCTTCTTCTTGTGGGAATCTCCATAATATAAGCTATCCTTTTCGATTAAAAGATGATCCACAAAACTGCGGCTACTACGAGTATGTATTGTCTTGTGAGAACAATCAAACGGTTCTTTACTTGTATGCCGGAAAATACTATGTGCAAGCAATTAATTACGGTAACTTGACCCTTAGAGTAGTGGATGCTGCTGTTCAAAAGGATAATTGCTCCTCCCTCCCAAGATATTCTTTGACTGCAGCCAACTTTAGCTATATAGATCCTTATGACTTGGATACACCCTGGTGGAATTTCAATAGGAGACCACCGAAGCTTATTCTGTTCATGAAGTGTGCAAATCCAGTGAATTCCCCTCTCTATGTGGATACTTCTCCTTGCATTAATGCAAAAGATTCTTATGTTATGGATAATTTTACCAGCATAACGGATGTTGAGAACTCCTGCAGAGTAGAGTTGATGGTTTTATCATTGTTGCCTGCAAGGGTTGGCAAGAACATTTCCTTCATGGACATCCATAATGACCTGGCATATGGATTTGAGGTCTCATGGTCTGAAATATTCTGTCAAATATGCAGTGGTCGAGAATTTTGCTTTCGTGACCGGGGCATAGATAGGCCTAGAGGCTGTTCAGAAGGTACAAAAGATTTATATCTggtttctatttttattatattgctTGTTGCAGAATCtctataaatattcaatttcaCATTCTATTCTTTGAGTGGACTGTAGCTAATTGATTTCATTAGACCCTTGAAACTGGAAACTTAAACTTCTTTGCAAGCTTGAAACTGGCCAGAAATTGATCTATTGAAGTTGGTGTATATAATAGTTGGCACATAAAAGACATCCCAAATAATTGAGTATTTGACTGAACTTGTGGTTATTCCAAATGTATGCTAAGCTGCTAGCTGCCATATCTCTTATGATGAACTGCAGGAATTTTCTAAAACACTGACTCTGGTGTTCTATATTGTATGCATTTGGTTGCTGATATTCTTTTGTTCTCAATATTGCAGATTTCTTCAAGGATTTGAGAGACTGGTTCAAATGTAAGGATTCGCTCTCTGCTTCATAATGTTTATTTCCTATACAATGATCTTTTGGGGAGGTTAATTAGCAATACCAAATAGCATATATGGACAgaaattatttgatatataaTATAAGTCACATCAATATGCATGAAGACCAAAACCATGAGCAGCCTTCAGCTGTTCATAGCTGGTCATTTTGTCGCTAATAGGAAACTGAGTCTTCATGATGACAATAGTACAGTATGCTAACCATCAGTATCCCTGCAGACATTTGGTTTAGCGGATGATAGGATGGGATGGTTAGTGAGCTTTGTAATTCCTTGCATTTAACCTAATCATACTGACAACTTCATTTTcctctacttttttttttctgtctgCAGCTATCCGGTACCTGATACTGGTGATCATTGGTAAGAACTATGTGATTCCTTGGATTGTGAATTTTGCAACTACTTATAATGGGGGACAATGTCAACAATATgacaatttctaaaattttcctGCACAGGATTACTAATAGTAGCAAAATCTATCTGTTGCACTCCATGTGTGATGGCGTTCTTGATTTATACATGGTCAAGAAGGCATTTATCAATGTATGACAGCATTGAAGAATTTCTCCAAAGTCAGAACAATTTTGCCCCAGTAAGGTACTCTTACTCTGATATTAGGAAGATGACCAATGGCTTTAGGGATAAGTTGGGTGAAGGAGGTTATGGCTCCGTATATAAAGGAAAGCTTCGCAGTGGCCGACTTGCAGCTATAAAGATGTTAGGTAAGTCTAAAGCTAATGGCCAAGACTTTATCAATGAAGTAGCATCAATTGGGCGGGTTCACCATGTTAATGTAGTACAGCTAATTGGTTTTTGTGCTGAGAGATCAAAACGTGCTCTTGTATATGACTTCATGCCTAATGGGTCTCTTGATAAATATGTTTTCTCTCGAGAAGGGCATGCACATTTAAGTTGGAAACAAATGCATGAGATATCTCTGGGAGTGGCCCATGGCATTGATTATCTACACCGGGGCTGTGAGATGCAAATTTTACATTTCGACATAAAACCTCATAATATTCTTCTCGATGAGAATTTTGTTCCCAAAGTTTCTGACTTTGGGCTTGCAAAGCTTCACAAAACAAGCGACAATACAGTGTCTCTTACTGCAGCAAGAGGAACAATAGGATATATAGCACCAGAATTGTTCTACAAAAACATTGGTGGTGTTTCATACAAGGCTGATGTTTATAGTTTTGGAATGTTGTTAATGGAAATGGTTGGAAAGAAGAAGAATTTGAATGCAGAGGCAGAACATTCCAGCCAAACCTACTTCCCCAATTGGGTATATAACGAAGTAGTTGACGGAAAAGTTGCAGTTAGAAATGGCACAAAGGATGAAGAGAAAATCGCAAAGAAAATGATTACAGTAGCATTGTGGTGCATACAAATGAAGCCAAGTGATCGCCCTTCGATGAATAGAGTTGTAGAGATGCTTGAAGGAGATTTGGAAAGTTTGGAGATACCTCCCAAACCTACCATATATCCAGAAGAAACACCAATAATGAGTGGAGAAAATACAGATGAAACATGGTCATCATCTATGTTACTTGATTCTTCTGAATCAATTAGCTTACTCATAAATTCAGATTGAATCAATTAGTACTTTTTCTTTCGGCTTGAAGCTGGTCACCTCAGAACAACGATTCAACTGTGCACTTCTCAAAGCTTCAGTTTGCTTCTTCAACCAATCTTGGCTTCTGTAGTGGGGGGCTAGTTTTAATAAGGGA encodes:
- the LOC110599844 gene encoding rust resistance kinase Lr10 gives rise to the protein MNLSFFPLFLLVVVGRGVGLDECQESRCGKHGPAIRFPFRLKNRQPEHCGFPGFDLFCTETQDTLLELPTSVKLYINTIDYASQVILTSDPNNCLPRQLLNFNLLNSPFKFGERFRYDYVFFNCTSIDRKIYLSMPCLSVPGYDVHAFVTDGSVTGLALTSCTKMYNLSSVPMEFISRDNTLHLNWSRPACGFCESQDKYCRLKKNSTTLETECFDKPKSSKRIGIKLMAAGIALSALFIVLGGFVLYRVYSADKAEKENQARVKKFLQDYKALRPTRYSYADIKKITNQFKETLGEGAFGTVFKGKLSDEIFVAVKILDNSTGNGEDFINEVGLMGRIHHVNVVRLVGYCADGFRRALVYEYLPNESLEKFIFTDNGKEFPLGWQKLQDIALGIAKGIEYLHQGCDQRILHFDIKPHNILLDENFIPKISDFGLAKLCSKDQSAISMTTARGTMGYIAPEVFSRNFGNVSYKSDVYSFGMVLIDMVRGRKNIDFADGSQVYFPEWVYKRLDQGEELRIQIKEENDEQIAKKLVIVGLWCIQWHPVDRPSMKTVVQMLEGEGNKLTMPPNPFASSAPARLDANMLGRHLHHDLAVISETEGI
- the LOC110599843 gene encoding rust resistance kinase Lr10; translated protein: MNISRLPLSGLSAFVVLIIYLQACNAQVSHLCAPSSCGNLHNISYPFRLKDDPQNCGYYEYVLSCENNQTVLYLYAGKYYVQAINYGNLTLRVVDAAVQKDNCSSLPRYSLTAANFSYIDPYDLDTPWWNFNRRPPKLILFMKCANPVNSPLYVDTSPCINAKDSYVMDNFTSITDVENSCRVELMVLSLLPARVGKNISFMDIHNDLAYGFEVSWSEIFCQICSGREFCFRDRGIDRPRGCSEDFFKDLRDWFKSIRYLILVIIGLLIVAKSICCTPCVMAFLIYTWSRRHLSMYDSIEEFLQSQNNFAPVRYSYSDIRKMTNGFRDKLGEGGYGSVYKGKLRSGRLAAIKMLGKSKANGQDFINEVASIGRVHHVNVVQLIGFCAERSKRALVYDFMPNGSLDKYVFSREGHAHLSWKQMHEISLGVAHGIDYLHRGCEMQILHFDIKPHNILLDENFVPKVSDFGLAKLHKTSDNTVSLTAARGTIGYIAPELFYKNIGGVSYKADVYSFGMLLMEMVGKKKNLNAEAEHSSQTYFPNWVYNEVVDGKVAVRNGTKDEEKIAKKMITVALWCIQMKPSDRPSMNRVVEMLEGDLESLEIPPKPTIYPEETPIMSGENTDETWSSSMLLDSSESISLLINSD